In Desulfuromonadales bacterium, the genomic window AAGCGGCGCACCCGACGATCTGGTCCCGTCCCGTCCACCCGAACCAAGGAGGAAGTCATGAAAGCGAAAGCCATTCTGAGCGCAGCACTGATCTCGACGTTGGCCACGGTCTCTCCGGTGCTGGCCGCCGGAGCCGCCCGGGAAGACCACAGCGGCATCGTGGTCTGGGTGTTTCTCGGTTTCTGCGCGCTGATCGTCATTGCCCAGCTGGTGCCGGCGGTGCTGCTGATGACCGGACTGATCAAGGGGGTGGCCGCACCCCGGGAAGAGGCGATGGAGAAAGCCGCCGAATGATCTGGCGGCAGGCGTGCTACACGCTGATGGAGGTTAAGATGACCAGGTGGATCATTCTCGGCGGCGCGGTGCTGCTGGCGGCAGGGCTCAGCGCCCTCAACGCGGTCTACCCGGCCGCGCTGCAGGGCTTCAGCGGGCTGGTGATCTGGTTCTTTCTCGGCTTCTGCGGGATCATCGTCGTCGCCCAGGTGTTGGCCGCGGTCGGGGCGCTGCGCGCCCTGGCCCGGCGCCAGGCGGAGGCGTCCCGGCAGCCGGCCCAGCAGATGATGGAAGGAGGAAAACGATGAGCGAAGGCAAACGGATGCCCTGGCCGCTCGCCCTGGCGGCGCTGGTGGTGCTGGTGGCAGGGAGCTGGGGGGTGGCTTCGGCCATGGAGAGCGGGGATTGTCTGGGCTGCCATGCCGATGCCGGCAGCGTCGGCGAGCGGGCGGCGATAGCCGAGCCGGCCTTTGCCGCCACGCCGCACGCCGAGATGGGCTGCCTCGCCTGCCACCCGCAGGTCGCCGACAGCCATCCCGACGACGGCCTGGCCGTCGGCAAGGCCGACTGCAACGAGTGCCACGCCGAGGTGGCCGCCGAGTACGCCAAAACCCTGCACGGCGGCAATGCCGGCTGCGCCGACTGCCACGACCCGCACGCGGTGCGGGGGCAGCACGAGGTCTCCGGCTACGACGTGAACCGGCAGTGCGCCGCCTGCCATGCGGCGCAGCAGATGACCGAGACGCACCGCCAGTGGCTGCCGCAGACCGAGGTCCACCTGACCTCGCTGCCCTGCATCACCTGCCATACCGGCTCGGAGAAGCTGACCCTCGAGCTCTACGTGATCAAGGAAGGGAAGCAGACGGCCGACGGCGACTTCGAGCTCGCCGGCTACCAGGAACTGGCCGCATTGACCGGCGGTGAAGCGATCTCCACGCTCATCGACCGCAACGGCAACGGCCAGATCTCCATCGAGGAGCTGCGCAGCTTCAACCGCAACCCCGCCTACCGGGACTTCCGCCTGCACGGCATGATGGTGCCGGCGCAGATGACCCACAGCTACGACATCCTCTACAACCGCTGGGACTGCACCTTCTGCCACGGCACCGGGCCCGCCTCCATGCAGACCAGCTACCTGAGCTTCCCCGGACCCGACGGCTCCTACCGCCGGCTGCCGGTGGAAAACGGCGCGGTGCTCTCGGTGCTCTACGCCACGCCCGACTTCTACATGGTCGGCGCCACCCGCAACACGGCGCTCAACCTGGCCGGCGCCATGATCCTCGCCGGCGGCCTGGTGATGCCGGTGGGGCACGGCTTCCTGCGGTTTCTGACCCGCAAAAACAGACAGTGACAAGGAGAGCTGACGCCATGACCAAGAGAATCTACCTCACCCCGACCCCGGTTCGCATCTGGCACTGGCTCAACGCCTTCGGCTTTCTCGCGCTGATTACCAGCGGCATCCAGATCCGCTTTCCGGAATACGTCAACCTCTTCGGCAGCTACAAGGCGGCCATCCGCCTGCACGACACCGCCGGCCTCGTCGTGTCGGCCTCCTTTCTGCTGTGGCTCACCTACTACCTGCTGGTGACCCGCAAGATGCGCCAGCTCTACCTGCCGACCGC contains:
- a CDS encoding response regulator — protein: MMELLIADGNSESRKKMAQLCIEAGYSVSVAASAAAALGSLLKKEVQVVLLGGEFDELPAIELIPLLKRCQPHVSIILVSGELPLPLLRKARAAGIFYHALRPSGPGDEEEIRQAVRCAFATLKSEPLLRCAEAAHPTIWSRPVHPNQGGSHESESHSERSTDLDVGHGLSGAGRRSRPGRPQRHRGLGVSRFLRADRHCPAGAGGAADDRTDQGGGRTPGRGDGESRRMIWRQACYTLMEVKMTRWIILGGAVLLAAGLSALNAVYPAALQGFSGLVIWFFLGFCGIIVVAQVLAAVGALRALARRQAEASRQPAQQMMEGGKR
- a CDS encoding cytochrome c3 family protein is translated as MSEGKRMPWPLALAALVVLVAGSWGVASAMESGDCLGCHADAGSVGERAAIAEPAFAATPHAEMGCLACHPQVADSHPDDGLAVGKADCNECHAEVAAEYAKTLHGGNAGCADCHDPHAVRGQHEVSGYDVNRQCAACHAAQQMTETHRQWLPQTEVHLTSLPCITCHTGSEKLTLELYVIKEGKQTADGDFELAGYQELAALTGGEAISTLIDRNGNGQISIEELRSFNRNPAYRDFRLHGMMVPAQMTHSYDILYNRWDCTFCHGTGPASMQTSYLSFPGPDGSYRRLPVENGAVLSVLYATPDFYMVGATRNTALNLAGAMILAGGLVMPVGHGFLRFLTRKNRQ
- a CDS encoding cytochrome b/b6 domain-containing protein; the protein is MTKRIYLTPTPVRIWHWLNAFGFLALITSGIQIRFPEYVNLFGSYKAAIRLHDTAGLVVSASFLLWLTYYLLVTRKMRQLYLPTADDLVNGVFRQAKFYFLTYFLGDKSPHHASPDDKFNPMQKSAYLVIMMVLVPLVILSGLMLMNVGPMRALAVLVGGIKLVASV